From the Montipora capricornis isolate CH-2021 chromosome 2, ASM3666992v2, whole genome shotgun sequence genome, one window contains:
- the LOC138038839 gene encoding uncharacterized protein isoform X2, giving the protein MRLRILFKVFAFVVVAAVPLITVQIWKVQGRRKDMEKVVSRTKHSKVNTLDTHNDMQDGLLKSTPALTKPGKFYVAFHYWEQLTMATNNLIALAALATFSGGQAVEPFIRNSNFLAKLKLPTLASYFNLTLFNKKLLSHGYNTLASWKTYQHVCQDRLDLLIYLIYEPQATRLRQKRNISKPSVIPCAWSGRKHQKIFEGRRVTTTICIDVGVLKSLERFHDQVIKGRTCIGIVEWRGNGTKVRANFPLPPTIQFCLHAPDVSFFNNKLLEIAHDFVSKKLGSNFISVHLRTEQILRHRGPISLVVKCITEMVARIQQERDRDPKNGNSKRKTFVAADFLQFGSHSGDVLPARKNSTLLMTVIEGLLENPTFFDPKVCAQV; this is encoded by the coding sequence ATGAGATTACGGATACTTTTCAAGGTGTTTGctttcgttgttgttgccgCCGTACCGTTAATAACTGTACAAATATGGAAAGTACAGGGTCGTCGAAAGGACATGGAGAAAGTGGTAAGTCGCACGAAACACTCGAAAGTAAACACCCTCGACACGCACAATGATATGCAAGATGGCTTATTGAAGAGCACACCAGCTTTGACAAAACCTGGAAAGTTTTATGTGGCGTTTCACTATTGGGAGCAACTTACGATGGCGACAAATAATCTCATTGCTCTTGCAGCATTAGCCACTTTTAGTGGGGGTCAAGCTGTTGAGCCTTTTATAAGGAACTCAAATTTTCTGGCAAAACTCAAGTTACCGACACTGGCGTCTTACTTCAATTtgactttgtttaataaaaagcTGCTCTCCCACGGTTACAACACTCTTGCAAGCTGGAAGACATATCAACATGTTTGCCAAGATCGATTAGATTTGCTGATTTATCTTATTTATGAACCACAAGCAACACGCTTAAGGCAAAAGCGGAACATTTCAAAGCCTTCAGTGATTCCTTGCGCATGGAGTGGTCGTAAACACCAAAAAATATTCGAGGGACGTAGAGTTACTACAACTATTTGCATCGATGTTGGGGTTCTTAAATCGCTCGAGAGATTTCATGACCAAGTTATTAAGGGTAGAACTTGTATCGGCATTGTGGAATGGAGAGGGAATGGCACTAAAGTACGAGCAAACTTTCCATTACCACCAACTATCCAGTTTTGTCTTCATGCGCcggatgtttctttttttaataacaaaCTCTTGGAAATTGCTCATGATTTTGTATCAAAAAAGTTGGGTTCTAACTTTATATCAGTTCATCTGCGCACTGAACAAATTCTTCGTCATAGAGGTCCTATTTCGTTAGTAGTCAAGTGTATCACGGAAATGGTAGCACGGATCCAGCAAGAACGAGATCGTGACCCAAAGAATGGAAACTCTAAGAGAAAAACGTTTGTCGCCGCAGATTTTCTGCAGTTCGGATCTCATTCAGGCGACGTATTGCCCGCACGGAAAAACTCAACCTTGCTCATGACGGTCATAGAAGGGTTACTCGAGAATCCAACATTCTTCGATCCAAAG
- the LOC138038839 gene encoding uncharacterized protein isoform X1 gives MRLRILFKVFAFVVVAAVPLITVQIWKVQGRRKDMEKVVSRTKHSKVNTLDTHNDMQDGLLKSTPALTKPGKFYVAFHYWEQLTMATNNLIALAALATFSGGQAVEPFIRNSNFLAKLKLPTLASYFNLTLFNKKLLSHGYNTLASWKTYQHVCQDRLDLLIYLIYEPQATRLRQKRNISKPSVIPCAWSGRKHQKIFEGRRVTTTICIDVGVLKSLERFHDQVIKGRTCIGIVEWRGNGTKVRANFPLPPTIQFCLHAPDVSFFNNKLLEIAHDFVSKKLGSNFISVHLRTEQILRHRGPISLVVKCITEMVARIQQERDRDPKNGNSKRKTFVAADFLQFGSHSGDVLPARKNSTLLMTVIEGLLENPTFFDPKVYHLVDRGSVAIVEMNILASGSQIFSVGGGSFQHWIRNFFAQKHNDSFPNVPCQCC, from the coding sequence ATGAGATTACGGATACTTTTCAAGGTGTTTGctttcgttgttgttgccgCCGTACCGTTAATAACTGTACAAATATGGAAAGTACAGGGTCGTCGAAAGGACATGGAGAAAGTGGTAAGTCGCACGAAACACTCGAAAGTAAACACCCTCGACACGCACAATGATATGCAAGATGGCTTATTGAAGAGCACACCAGCTTTGACAAAACCTGGAAAGTTTTATGTGGCGTTTCACTATTGGGAGCAACTTACGATGGCGACAAATAATCTCATTGCTCTTGCAGCATTAGCCACTTTTAGTGGGGGTCAAGCTGTTGAGCCTTTTATAAGGAACTCAAATTTTCTGGCAAAACTCAAGTTACCGACACTGGCGTCTTACTTCAATTtgactttgtttaataaaaagcTGCTCTCCCACGGTTACAACACTCTTGCAAGCTGGAAGACATATCAACATGTTTGCCAAGATCGATTAGATTTGCTGATTTATCTTATTTATGAACCACAAGCAACACGCTTAAGGCAAAAGCGGAACATTTCAAAGCCTTCAGTGATTCCTTGCGCATGGAGTGGTCGTAAACACCAAAAAATATTCGAGGGACGTAGAGTTACTACAACTATTTGCATCGATGTTGGGGTTCTTAAATCGCTCGAGAGATTTCATGACCAAGTTATTAAGGGTAGAACTTGTATCGGCATTGTGGAATGGAGAGGGAATGGCACTAAAGTACGAGCAAACTTTCCATTACCACCAACTATCCAGTTTTGTCTTCATGCGCcggatgtttctttttttaataacaaaCTCTTGGAAATTGCTCATGATTTTGTATCAAAAAAGTTGGGTTCTAACTTTATATCAGTTCATCTGCGCACTGAACAAATTCTTCGTCATAGAGGTCCTATTTCGTTAGTAGTCAAGTGTATCACGGAAATGGTAGCACGGATCCAGCAAGAACGAGATCGTGACCCAAAGAATGGAAACTCTAAGAGAAAAACGTTTGTCGCCGCAGATTTTCTGCAGTTCGGATCTCATTCAGGCGACGTATTGCCCGCACGGAAAAACTCAACCTTGCTCATGACGGTCATAGAAGGGTTACTCGAGAATCCAACATTCTTCGATCCAAAGGTATATCATCTTGTTGACAGGGGCTCCGTTGCTATTGTTGAAATGAATATTCTTGCTTCAGGAAGCCAGATCTTTTCAGTTGGCGGAGGATCTTTTCAACACTGGATAAGAAATTTCTTTGCCCAAAAACACAATGATAGTTTTCCGAACGTTCCATGTCAATGTTGTTGA